The following are encoded together in the Proteiniphilum saccharofermentans genome:
- a CDS encoding IS30 family transposase, with translation MRKKYKQLTSEQRYAIYLGIKNGDSQRTIAESIGVSPSTVSRELGRNKKKHGGYSWRLAHEMAQERKERLPGNRDTPEWIKQKVFRLVRDEWSPKQISGYLEKYKQIRVSHETIYKWIREDKIAGGDLYTHCRHKLKHRKRPVGSVKGIPNRRSIRERPVEADGSRFGDFEMDTIIGANQSEVILTVTERKTNLVMTRGLPRGKDSKEVAKVLANMLLPYKDIIKTITTDNGTEFAAHEMITKRLGVPVYFTDPYSSWQKGAIENANKLIRQYIPKGASFKDYPPGRLKQIQHKLNNRPREKLSFSTPKVEFYKQLM, from the coding sequence ATGAGAAAAAAATACAAACAGTTAACTTCAGAACAAAGGTACGCGATTTATTTAGGTATAAAAAATGGTGACAGCCAGCGAACCATCGCAGAGTCCATAGGGGTCAGTCCTTCAACGGTGTCCAGGGAACTGGGTCGTAACAAGAAGAAACATGGAGGTTACTCCTGGCGCTTGGCTCACGAGATGGCACAAGAGAGAAAGGAGCGTTTGCCCGGGAACAGGGACACCCCGGAGTGGATTAAACAGAAGGTGTTCCGGCTTGTCCGTGATGAATGGTCTCCCAAGCAGATCAGCGGATATTTGGAGAAATACAAGCAAATCCGGGTTTCCCACGAGACCATTTACAAGTGGATCCGGGAGGACAAAATAGCCGGGGGTGACCTTTACACGCATTGCCGCCACAAGCTCAAGCACCGCAAGAGGCCGGTGGGGTCAGTCAAGGGCATCCCCAACCGGAGAAGCATCCGGGAAAGGCCCGTGGAGGCCGACGGGAGCCGGTTCGGTGACTTTGAAATGGACACGATAATAGGAGCCAATCAATCGGAGGTGATCTTGACGGTAACGGAAAGGAAAACGAACCTTGTAATGACCAGGGGACTGCCCCGGGGCAAGGACTCCAAGGAGGTGGCAAAAGTGCTTGCTAACATGCTGCTACCCTACAAGGATATAATAAAGACCATCACCACGGATAACGGCACGGAGTTCGCCGCCCATGAAATGATAACTAAAAGACTGGGAGTCCCCGTATATTTTACAGACCCCTATTCATCGTGGCAAAAAGGAGCGATTGAAAATGCTAATAAACTCATCCGGCAATACATCCCCAAGGGGGCATCATTCAAGGACTATCCCCCGGGGAGATTAAAGCAAATACAGCATAAATTGAACAATCGACCAAGAGAAAAATTAAGCTTCAGCACACCAAAAGTTGAGTTTTACAAACAATTAATGTAA
- the mgtE gene encoding magnesium transporter, which yields MMTDTRINFQRLIKERAWTTLKTELTKLDVPDITYLIEHSNQLHSIILFRLLPGEEAKEVFRELHPDKQGEIINGLAHHASRLSDLMNNMDPDDRTALFEELPGKIAQQLMQLLSTENLKKTTQLLGYPEESIGRLMTPQYVAVKLHFTVAETLQHIRRFGKESETLDIVYVVDQHWKLLDDLPIRDILLADPDEKIEDLIDHKLVVLNAFDDQETAVQIFKDYNRVALPVVDSTNTLLGIVTIDDIFDVAEEEDTEDFHKFGAMQNAVINPVLATVSFLYKKRVGWLLVLVFMNVFSGYAMSQFENVIETVVALVFFLPLLIDSGGNAGSQSATLMIRALAIGDVRRQDWIRLLSKELAVSLLLGITMAAGVSLIATWRAPDIIPVVALTMLATVMVGSMIGMLLPLIFTRMKLDPATASAPMITTISDIMGVLIYFSMAKWFFGL from the coding sequence ATGATGACAGATACCCGAATCAATTTTCAGAGACTCATAAAAGAGAGGGCATGGACTACCCTGAAAACGGAACTCACGAAACTGGATGTTCCCGATATCACTTACCTTATTGAGCATAGTAACCAACTCCACTCTATTATCTTATTCCGGCTGCTTCCAGGAGAAGAAGCAAAAGAAGTCTTCCGTGAACTCCATCCCGACAAACAGGGCGAAATTATCAACGGCCTGGCACATCATGCATCGCGTCTCAGTGACCTGATGAATAATATGGATCCGGACGACCGCACAGCCCTGTTTGAAGAGTTACCCGGAAAAATAGCCCAACAACTCATGCAATTGTTGAGTACGGAGAATCTGAAGAAAACCACACAATTGCTCGGATATCCGGAAGAAAGCATCGGGCGGTTGATGACGCCCCAGTATGTAGCGGTGAAATTACATTTCACTGTGGCAGAGACATTGCAACATATCCGCCGCTTCGGAAAGGAATCTGAAACATTAGATATAGTATATGTGGTAGATCAACACTGGAAATTGCTCGACGACCTCCCTATCCGCGATATATTACTTGCCGATCCGGATGAAAAGATAGAGGATCTGATCGACCACAAACTCGTGGTATTAAATGCCTTCGACGATCAGGAAACCGCTGTACAGATATTTAAGGATTACAATCGGGTAGCTTTACCCGTTGTGGACAGTACCAATACACTACTCGGTATCGTTACGATTGATGATATTTTCGATGTGGCAGAAGAAGAAGACACGGAAGACTTCCATAAATTCGGTGCGATGCAGAATGCTGTCATCAATCCCGTGCTGGCTACCGTTTCATTTCTCTACAAGAAACGGGTAGGATGGCTACTGGTGTTGGTGTTCATGAATGTCTTCTCAGGATATGCCATGTCACAATTTGAGAATGTAATTGAAACGGTCGTTGCCCTGGTATTTTTCCTGCCTCTGCTGATAGACAGTGGAGGAAATGCAGGTTCACAATCTGCCACCCTGATGATCCGTGCCCTGGCCATAGGCGATGTTCGCCGACAAGACTGGATACGGCTGTTGAGTAAAGAACTTGCGGTTTCATTACTACTAGGTATAACTATGGCAGCAGGAGTCTCCCTGATCGCCACCTGGCGTGCACCAGATATCATTCCCGTGGTTGCTCTCACCATGCTTGCCACAGTGATGGTGGGTAGTATGATAGGCATGCTGTTGCCTCTTATCTTTACCCGGATGAAGTTAGACCCAGCAACGGCCAGTGCTCCCATGATCACCACCATTTCCGATATAATGGGTGTACTCATTTATTTTTCCATGGCTAAATGGTTTTTCGGATTGTAA
- a CDS encoding RsmD family RNA methyltransferase, producing MRIIGGKYKSRRIQVPPNLKARPTTDFAKEGLFNVLNNLLDWEEITALDLFSGTGSIAFELISRGCTYVVSVEQNQNHFNFIYRAQEKLGAKELFPVKADVFKYLQSLKQQFDFIFADPPYDLPDLEKIPEIILNKQLVKEGGFFVMEHSKNHHFSHLPHFKEERKYGNVHFSFFEF from the coding sequence ATGCGTATAATCGGAGGAAAATACAAATCCAGACGTATTCAGGTTCCACCAAATCTGAAAGCCCGTCCTACGACTGATTTTGCCAAAGAAGGGCTTTTTAACGTCCTCAATAACCTTTTGGATTGGGAAGAAATAACCGCCTTAGATCTTTTTTCCGGAACAGGAAGTATTGCTTTTGAGTTGATTTCAAGAGGATGTACCTATGTAGTGAGCGTGGAACAGAATCAAAATCATTTTAATTTTATATACCGGGCACAGGAAAAACTCGGAGCAAAGGAATTGTTTCCTGTAAAAGCAGATGTATTTAAATATCTGCAATCTCTGAAACAACAATTCGATTTTATCTTTGCCGACCCTCCTTATGACCTTCCCGACCTGGAGAAAATTCCCGAAATTATCCTCAATAAACAATTGGTCAAAGAGGGAGGATTCTTTGTCATGGAACACTCCAAAAACCATCACTTCTCACACCTCCCGCATTTCAAAGAAGAGCGGAAGTACGGGAATGTGCATTTTTCCTTTTTTGAGTTTTAG
- a CDS encoding DUF3822 family protein, whose product MFLPENIDLAYSERYNLSIRLSPNGFSFCIYCPGDPSIFHFQETGLSGKLSYIDNIKKLIFDLGFFSQTFNQVTVTVVSPFYTLVPEAYFEKKRIEELFRFNFHETNGVILTDSTLENDLRTLFNVDEEVHSFLSRNLWNPTFHHHSSILTRLFISHRGDETGKCCFADFHDKYVTIVCFSGNRLLSTNTFLATDPHDATYFIASVWEKLTFDQSTDRLFLSGNIDSQRATIDLLKKLIRRVEQVELSPKVVLTEEQKRTLPTDILAALCV is encoded by the coding sequence ATGTTTTTACCTGAAAATATTGATCTGGCATATTCGGAAAGATACAATTTATCCATTCGGCTGTCGCCGAATGGATTTTCTTTTTGTATTTATTGTCCGGGTGACCCGTCTATTTTTCATTTTCAGGAAACCGGACTAAGTGGTAAACTCTCCTATATAGACAACATCAAAAAACTGATTTTTGACCTTGGTTTTTTTAGTCAGACATTCAATCAGGTAACAGTTACTGTCGTTTCTCCTTTTTATACGCTTGTTCCCGAAGCTTATTTTGAAAAGAAGCGGATTGAAGAGTTGTTCCGGTTCAATTTTCATGAAACGAACGGTGTTATTCTTACAGATAGTACTCTGGAAAATGATCTCCGGACTCTTTTCAATGTAGATGAAGAAGTACATTCATTCCTTTCACGGAATTTATGGAATCCTACATTCCACCACCACTCTTCTATTCTTACCCGTCTGTTCATATCCCATAGGGGTGATGAAACCGGAAAGTGTTGCTTCGCCGATTTTCACGACAAATATGTCACTATAGTTTGTTTCTCAGGAAACCGGCTGCTCTCTACGAATACGTTTCTGGCAACTGATCCTCATGACGCCACTTATTTTATCGCAAGCGTGTGGGAAAAACTCACTTTCGACCAATCTACGGACAGGCTTTTTCTTTCCGGCAATATCGATTCCCAAAGGGCGACGATAGACCTGCTCAAAAAACTGATCCGACGGGTGGAGCAGGTGGAATTGAGTCCGAAGGTGGTATTGACAGAAGAGCAAAAGAGGACGCTTCCCACTGATATATTGGCTGCCTTATGCGTATAA
- a CDS encoding ATP-dependent DNA helicase: MVNRFFIEKISENFPFNFTDDQMKALEKIAGFLFSRIDDHIFLLTGYAGTGKSSLIGSLVKTMTEFRQKTVLLAPTGRAAKVFSGYAAQQAFTIHKKIYRQQKFAEGSPHFSLSENLHKHTLFIVDEASMISNESPDFSIFGTGRLLDDLIEYVYSAQGCRILFVGDSAQLPPVKQENSPALDRDMLRSYSLEVTEATLTQIVRQEEESGILYNATILRNALRFQMTEEYPKLKLEGFADVVRITGTELIDEISHAYQKEGMEETIVISRSNKRVNAYNSGIRNRVLYREEEISAGDILMITKNNYFWVENFEDLDFLANGEFVEVQRVRGEEEMYGFRFCNVLLYHRDYEIEFEAKIILDVLHTEVPGLTREQNDQLFFNVMEDYVDISRKRERFKKVKSNPWFNALQVKYGYAVTCHKAQGGEWKNVFLDLGYIQQSYMGESFYRWLYTSITRSSRKLFLVNLPDDFVELSK; this comes from the coding sequence ATGGTAAATCGGTTTTTTATTGAGAAAATCAGCGAGAATTTCCCGTTTAACTTCACGGACGACCAGATGAAAGCCCTGGAAAAGATCGCCGGTTTTCTTTTTTCAAGGATCGACGATCATATTTTTTTACTGACCGGATATGCAGGTACAGGGAAATCCTCACTTATCGGAAGTCTTGTGAAGACAATGACTGAATTCAGGCAAAAAACCGTTCTGTTGGCGCCTACCGGAAGGGCTGCAAAAGTTTTTTCAGGTTATGCGGCCCAACAGGCATTCACTATCCACAAGAAAATATATCGTCAGCAGAAGTTTGCAGAGGGATCGCCTCATTTTTCCCTTTCTGAGAATCTGCATAAGCATACGCTTTTTATTGTAGATGAAGCATCGATGATCAGTAATGAATCGCCCGATTTTTCTATTTTCGGAACCGGAAGATTATTGGACGATCTGATAGAGTATGTCTACTCTGCCCAGGGGTGCAGGATACTGTTCGTGGGAGACAGTGCCCAGTTACCTCCGGTGAAACAGGAAAACAGTCCTGCTCTCGACAGGGATATGTTACGTTCCTATTCGCTTGAAGTGACGGAAGCGACCCTAACCCAGATCGTGCGCCAGGAGGAAGAGTCGGGTATCCTGTACAATGCCACGATACTGAGGAATGCATTGAGGTTTCAGATGACGGAAGAGTATCCGAAACTAAAATTGGAAGGCTTTGCAGATGTAGTACGTATTACAGGAACAGAACTGATAGATGAGATATCCCATGCTTACCAGAAGGAGGGTATGGAGGAAACTATTGTCATTTCCCGCTCCAATAAACGGGTGAATGCTTATAATAGTGGAATCAGGAATAGGGTTTTGTACCGCGAGGAGGAGATTTCTGCGGGAGACATCCTGATGATCACCAAAAATAACTATTTCTGGGTAGAGAATTTTGAAGACCTTGACTTTCTGGCTAACGGTGAATTTGTAGAGGTACAGCGCGTGAGGGGTGAGGAAGAGATGTATGGTTTCAGGTTCTGTAATGTGTTGTTGTATCACCGTGATTATGAAATTGAATTTGAAGCGAAAATCATTCTCGATGTGTTGCATACCGAAGTTCCGGGGCTTACACGGGAGCAAAACGACCAACTCTTTTTCAACGTAATGGAGGATTATGTCGATATATCCCGTAAGCGGGAGAGGTTTAAGAAGGTAAAATCCAATCCCTGGTTCAATGCCTTACAGGTGAAGTACGGGTATGCGGTTACCTGTCATAAGGCACAGGGCGGAGAATGGAAGAATGTATTTCTCGATCTGGGATATATCCAGCAATCCTATATGGGTGAAAGCTTCTACCGTTGGCTTTATACATCTATTACCCGCAGTTCAAGGAAGTTATTTCTTGTGAATTTGCCTGATGATTTTGTGGAGCTTTCCAAATAA
- the rsmI gene encoding 16S rRNA (cytidine(1402)-2'-O)-methyltransferase codes for MGKLYVVPTPIGNLEDITLRAIRVLKECDLILAEDTRTSGVLLKHFDIGTRMQSHHKFNEHRAVAHIVERIKSGDCIALISDAGTPSVSDPGFLLVRACAEEGVEVECLPGATAFVPALVESGLASERFCFEGFLPQKKGRQTRLKQLAEESRTMIFYESPYRVVKTLTQLAENMGDDRVASVSREISKLYAETVRGTLGELVIHFTENEPRGEFVIVVAGK; via the coding sequence ATAGGGAAACTCTATGTGGTGCCCACACCGATAGGTAATCTGGAAGATATCACGCTAAGGGCAATCAGAGTGCTGAAAGAATGTGATCTGATTTTGGCGGAAGATACCCGCACCAGCGGTGTTCTGTTGAAGCATTTCGATATAGGGACACGTATGCAATCTCACCATAAATTCAATGAACATCGGGCGGTGGCGCATATTGTGGAGAGGATAAAATCAGGAGATTGTATCGCTTTGATATCGGATGCCGGTACGCCGTCAGTCTCCGACCCGGGCTTTTTACTCGTGCGAGCCTGTGCCGAGGAGGGGGTGGAGGTGGAGTGTCTCCCGGGGGCGACAGCCTTTGTACCTGCTCTCGTAGAATCAGGATTGGCTTCCGAGCGTTTTTGTTTTGAAGGCTTTCTTCCACAGAAGAAAGGAAGGCAGACACGGTTGAAACAACTGGCAGAGGAGAGCCGGACCATGATTTTCTATGAGTCGCCGTATCGTGTAGTGAAGACGCTCACTCAATTAGCCGAGAATATGGGTGATGACCGGGTGGCCTCGGTATCAAGAGAGATATCGAAACTCTATGCGGAAACGGTCAGAGGTACTCTTGGTGAATTGGTCATCCATTTTACCGAAAATGAACCAAGAGGAGAATTTGTTATTGTAGTAGCAGGAAAATAA
- a CDS encoding Cbp1 family collagen-binding glycoprotein adhesin, translated as MKKIGILFFVIGLIVSCTNVRESKEYKELQAQRDSLLQQSAGTEAEAAEMMAVISEVEENFTKIREAEKYISTQSAEGGEMSKATRERVNDNFKMINEILQRNKTQLDELNRKYSGSSKEIVSLKNTINRLNNEMRESSTRLAELQAQLAQKDEQITQLSQDIASLAVEAEQQSHTIREQDRSLHTAYYVFGTAGELKDQKILSGGFLQQTRVLQDTFNKDYFLKIDVREVTEIPLYTSKGKLWSTHPEGTYEFVKGSDGNLTFQITDTQRFWSLTKYLIIEVN; from the coding sequence ATGAAGAAGATTGGAATACTGTTTTTTGTCATCGGACTCATTGTCTCATGTACAAACGTAAGGGAATCAAAAGAGTATAAAGAGCTTCAGGCTCAACGTGATTCTTTGTTGCAGCAGTCTGCCGGAACAGAAGCTGAAGCAGCCGAGATGATGGCTGTGATCAGTGAGGTAGAGGAAAATTTCACCAAAATCAGGGAAGCGGAAAAGTATATCTCTACACAATCGGCAGAAGGAGGTGAAATGAGTAAGGCTACCCGCGAAAGGGTGAATGATAATTTCAAGATGATCAATGAGATACTGCAGAGGAATAAAACCCAGTTAGATGAACTGAATAGGAAATACAGCGGAAGTAGTAAGGAAATAGTCTCGTTAAAAAATACCATCAACCGTTTGAATAACGAGATGAGGGAGAGTTCAACACGACTGGCTGAATTACAGGCTCAATTGGCGCAAAAAGATGAGCAGATCACCCAATTGTCACAGGATATCGCTTCACTCGCTGTGGAAGCTGAGCAGCAATCACACACTATCCGTGAACAGGACAGGTCATTGCACACTGCTTATTATGTTTTTGGTACGGCCGGCGAACTGAAAGACCAGAAGATACTTTCCGGAGGATTTCTCCAACAGACGCGAGTCTTACAGGATACATTCAATAAGGATTATTTCCTGAAGATAGATGTGCGTGAGGTGACTGAAATCCCGCTGTATACTTCAAAGGGTAAACTCTGGTCTACTCACCCTGAGGGTACCTATGAATTTGTGAAAGGTAGCGATGGAAATCTCACTTTCCAGATTACCGATACCCAGCGTTTCTGGAGCCTTACTAAATACTTGATTATTGAAGTGAATTGA
- a CDS encoding YjjG family noncanonical pyrimidine nucleotidase: protein MQYKNLFIDLDDTLWDIHRNGKECLEEIYRDYGYEEFYPTFEAYYRVYLPGNYHLWGLYGQGEITKEKLVVERFLAPVRAFGIDDPEYAKRLSDDFLERTTRKTKLIDGALDLLDYLKPKYRMHILSNGFREVQFKKIENSGLKPYFDKVILSEDAAINKPHPDIFTYALKNTNSRRDQTIMIGDSWDADIVGAYQSRIAQVWFNPKGIASDGFEPTYTVQRLADIKDIL from the coding sequence ATGCAATATAAAAATCTTTTTATAGATCTGGATGATACCCTTTGGGATATCCATAGAAACGGGAAAGAGTGTCTGGAAGAAATTTATCGGGATTACGGATATGAGGAATTCTATCCTACGTTTGAAGCATATTACCGTGTCTATTTGCCCGGAAACTATCATCTCTGGGGTTTATACGGGCAAGGGGAGATCACCAAGGAGAAGCTCGTAGTGGAACGCTTTTTGGCTCCTGTGAGGGCGTTCGGGATTGATGACCCGGAGTATGCAAAGAGATTGAGTGATGATTTTTTGGAAAGAACTACCCGTAAGACGAAGCTGATCGATGGGGCTCTGGATCTATTGGATTACCTGAAACCAAAATACAGGATGCATATTCTTTCCAACGGATTCAGGGAGGTTCAATTCAAAAAAATCGAAAACTCGGGACTAAAACCTTATTTTGACAAGGTAATCCTTTCGGAGGATGCAGCCATCAATAAACCTCATCCCGACATATTTACTTATGCTTTGAAGAATACCAATTCGCGGCGTGACCAGACTATTATGATAGGAGACAGCTGGGATGCCGATATTGTCGGGGCATACCAAAGCCGGATCGCACAGGTATGGTTTAACCCGAAAGGGATAGCTTCGGATGGCTTTGAACCTACTTACACTGTGCAAAGGCTGGCGGATATAAAAGATATTCTATAG
- a CDS encoding arginine deiminase, producing MNENRKCTLQVQSETGKLEAVLVHYPGAEVENMTPRHAQRALYSDILNLSIARKEYDQLLAVLKKTSDVYEVADLLEKVLEHEHLKEDLIRKICITEQATEYIDWLMYLPASSLTKVLIEGLPLQINTLTDFLREEYYALQPLYNYYFTRDPSAVIGNNALICKMANSVRVRESLIMDAIFKSDLFFTGNVVNSYDLSQNNPLIKMEGGDILVVRDDILLIGNGMRTSTQGIDLLTREFCKTGSGKKHVIVQQLPESPESFIHLDMVFTLLDTDKAMVYKPLIMNDSPYQTVHMQIDNGKVTKISSVNSILTILRKLGVDLTPIVCGGKSDDWDQEREQWHSGANFLALAPGKVISYARNIHTLEELDKHGFEVVKAANVINSQWDIASASNCVITLEGSELPRGGGGPRCMTMPLRRTIE from the coding sequence ATGAACGAAAACAGAAAATGCACTTTACAAGTCCAGTCCGAGACCGGAAAACTGGAAGCCGTATTGGTTCATTATCCCGGTGCCGAAGTGGAAAACATGACTCCCAGACATGCACAAAGAGCTCTGTACAGCGATATACTGAACCTTTCTATTGCCCGCAAGGAATATGACCAACTGTTAGCTGTACTGAAAAAAACATCGGATGTCTATGAAGTGGCAGATTTACTGGAAAAGGTACTGGAGCATGAACACCTAAAAGAGGATCTGATCCGGAAAATATGCATCACAGAACAGGCAACAGAGTATATCGATTGGCTGATGTATCTTCCGGCCTCCAGCCTCACGAAAGTACTGATTGAGGGACTTCCCCTGCAAATCAATACCTTGACCGACTTCTTACGCGAAGAGTATTATGCGTTGCAACCACTCTATAACTATTATTTCACACGCGACCCGTCGGCCGTTATCGGAAATAACGCGTTGATATGCAAGATGGCTAACAGCGTTCGTGTACGGGAATCGCTGATCATGGATGCCATATTTAAAAGCGACCTCTTTTTTACTGGAAATGTGGTGAACAGTTATGACCTGTCGCAAAACAATCCTTTAATAAAGATGGAGGGTGGTGATATCCTGGTGGTGAGAGATGATATTTTGCTGATTGGAAATGGAATGAGGACAAGCACACAGGGAATAGACCTGCTGACGAGGGAATTCTGTAAGACCGGCTCCGGGAAAAAACATGTCATCGTTCAGCAACTGCCCGAGTCGCCCGAATCATTCATTCATCTCGATATGGTCTTCACCCTGCTCGACACCGACAAGGCAATGGTCTACAAGCCACTGATCATGAACGACTCTCCCTATCAGACAGTACACATGCAGATAGACAATGGGAAGGTGACAAAAATATCCTCCGTGAATAGTATCTTAACCATTCTACGTAAACTGGGAGTGGATCTGACACCGATAGTATGTGGCGGTAAGTCGGACGATTGGGACCAGGAACGGGAACAGTGGCATAGCGGTGCCAATTTTCTAGCACTCGCACCCGGTAAAGTGATCTCTTATGCAAGAAATATCCACACATTGGAAGAGCTGGACAAGCATGGGTTTGAAGTGGTGAAGGCAGCCAATGTCATCAACAGTCAATGGGATATTGCCTCTGCAAGCAATTGCGTGATCACCCTCGAAGGATCGGAGCTCCCACGCGGAGGTGGCGGCCCAAGATGTATGACCATGCCGTTACGTAGGACAATCGAATAA
- a CDS encoding LacI family DNA-binding transcriptional regulator — protein sequence MGQITLKDIAQALNLSPSTVSRAMKNHPAISEDTKKLVQKYAEQHKYKPNTLAMQLRTNRNNTIGVIVPEIVHYFFSTVLSGIQEEAESEGYKLLFCHSQEDYEREVKSVETLIDARVCGILASQSKETQQYHHFQEIVDNNIRLVFFDRICTGINTDKVVVDDYAGAFNAVEYLISTGCSRIAFLGSHPSMPIANNRRMGYEDALRKHKLPILKEMNRVCDTPELAREVIPEMLQLNPHPDAFFCVNDEVAAYCMQISKSAGFKIPEEISVCGFTNSYITDVTDPTLTTVDQHGFEMGKVAARLLINRIEGKETKPGIVSRLIKTDLVIKGSTRK from the coding sequence ATGGGACAGATAACCCTGAAAGATATTGCCCAAGCACTGAATCTCTCTCCATCCACCGTCTCAAGAGCGATGAAAAACCATCCTGCCATCAGTGAGGATACAAAAAAGCTTGTGCAAAAATATGCGGAACAGCACAAATACAAACCCAATACGCTTGCGATGCAACTTCGGACGAATCGGAATAATACCATTGGAGTCATTGTGCCTGAGATTGTGCATTATTTTTTCTCTACGGTACTTTCAGGAATTCAGGAGGAGGCCGAGAGTGAAGGATATAAGTTACTCTTCTGTCATTCCCAGGAAGATTATGAGCGTGAGGTGAAGAGTGTGGAAACCCTGATTGATGCACGGGTATGTGGGATTTTAGCATCGCAGTCGAAAGAAACACAGCAGTACCACCATTTTCAGGAGATCGTCGATAATAATATCCGCCTTGTCTTTTTCGACCGGATCTGTACCGGCATCAATACCGACAAAGTGGTGGTGGATGATTATGCAGGTGCATTCAATGCGGTTGAATACCTGATAAGTACGGGATGTAGCCGGATTGCTTTTCTTGGCTCCCATCCATCGATGCCTATCGCCAATAACCGGCGTATGGGTTATGAAGACGCATTAAGGAAACATAAATTGCCTATTTTGAAGGAGATGAACAGGGTGTGTGATACTCCTGAACTGGCAAGGGAAGTAATACCGGAAATGTTGCAGTTAAATCCTCATCCCGATGCCTTCTTCTGTGTCAATGATGAGGTAGCTGCCTATTGTATGCAGATATCGAAATCTGCCGGATTTAAAATACCGGAAGAGATATCGGTATGCGGCTTTACCAACAGTTATATTACGGATGTGACTGATCCAACCCTGACAACCGTGGACCAGCATGGGTTCGAGATGGGGAAAGTAGCCGCACGGTTGCTGATAAACCGTATTGAAGGCAAAGAGACCAAACCGGGGATCGTTAGCCGGCTGATCAAGACTGACCTGGTGATCAAGGGTTCGACCAGAAAATAG